The following nucleotide sequence is from Coffea eugenioides isolate CCC68of chromosome 10, Ceug_1.0, whole genome shotgun sequence.
AGCTTCATTCGTCTAGTTAGTAAATGCATACAAcatcaattattaaataatgtACATAAAATGCTCGTGTTCAAAAGAACTGGGTCACAGCATAAGCATGGAAAAGTACTGCTCGAACTCTTTATCAATGGTTAACTTCTTGGTGCTTTGCTGAGTATCTGCATTCAGATAATGCAAAAAATTTCACATTAAGTGCATGTTCtggaataaggaaatgatttAGGCAGAAAGGAATGAATTAAGACAGTGAAGAACTTCAAGTTAcatgataaaaaaaaaccttGCATTCAAATAATGTTGACAAAACAGAACATGAGAAGAACGGTCTTTCAGCTTAACATGGTTACCTTGGTTGAGAGTCCATCTTCCAGAAGAAAGAACATAATTATTGGGATTCACCCCATTAGAATAAAGCATTTCTTCAAGTTCCTTGTCTGTGTATTCTTCAAAGCCAGCTCTGCATTCTGGACAACTGCAATCGCCATGACTTCCAAATTCCAGGAGGTGCTCCTCATAATTCAGGGATGACTTCAGGCCGATATCATGATGGGGAAAATCATGCTTGTTGCCAATAGATGGTGATTCCAGAATATGGGAACTTGATTCCGTTATGAAACTGCTCTCAGAAGAATTTAAGGCATGCTTGGAACAATCGCCTCCCCAGTCAACAGAAGAATTGACAGGCATGTCAGATGAATATTCTTTGAAATATCCATGACCAGCTCCTACTTCAGCTTCGCTAGACACAGAAATGCTCGAGTCAGCATCAGCAGAAACACTGTTGCTATCTTTGGCAGACTCTTGTTCTGACTCCTCAGCTGTTGATATTCCACTTAACTCCCCTTTATCTATTACATCTGACTCAGCATTAGCGGGAAAAATATACTCTAGAGCAAAGCCTTGACTTGGCCATTTAAGCTTTGGTGGAGGCGTGCCTAATTCTTCTGCTTGCAATTTCCGTTTCCTATCCATGAAAGAATGCTGGTTTGAGACACCTCCTCAATCAGAGCACTGGGAGAAAGAAAATTGTGAGGAAAGCTGGATATAGAAGCTTGTAACAAGGGAGAACTTATATGGAGTCAATCTCTTCCCATTTAGATTCTGTAATGCTATTTGGTCAGTACATGCGAGCATGAGAAGATCAGAGTTTGGTCAGCACATGCAAGCATGAGAAGAGAAAAGCAATGTGATTTGAACAGCTCTGTTATCAAATTGTAGCTAGGTGAACTAGAATGATCAAGGAAGATCAAAATTCAAGAGTAACATCACAAGCATGGCAAGTCTACTTTACAGTAACACAGCATTAGTTTGAATTATATGCTTGAGAACTAAGATAAATAGAGCATTGCAATGATAGCACCTCCTAGAGACCTAAATGAACTAGCTATACCACCTTTAAAGATGGGgggaagaaaagcaaaaaagaggTTACCCCCACGCATTATCAAAATACAGACCTCAAGACCACTCAAATATGTAAGGCCACCCGTCAATGCTACATAACAATCTTAAGCAACCACTCTGTGATTGAACCTTCTTCATCTGCTTGATTtacatattaaaaaaaattgttggtTTTCAAGGAACAGCACGAATTAAAATGATTGCACAAGCCATTTTAAGGTCTAGTATATTGGTCCCTTCTTCCACTCAAGATTATCCAGCTAAATTCTAAAATTTACCAGTCAATGCCTAATgcaaattcaaatccaacatTGTCCATTATTCTTCTTGAcgaatctagaaaattttcaacCCATTTCCATTTAAGATAATGCAACAAGACGAGTAAAATTCTGATTTTATCATTAAACAAGTGCGGAAACTtagtaaatatattataaaggGAAACAAATTCGTTTTCGACAAACAATAAACTTCCCCAACTATTGAGGCAAGACTCAAAATCTCATGCCAGAGACGAGGAGGTTGCGGCCATGTTCAAAGCACAATGTTGAGGTGAATGAGCAATTTCAATAGGAAAGCTGATACCGAAAATGCCACTGATACGAAACACACAATGAATGCACAAGGACTATGCAGATATCCTCGGTAAGACGCACGGTTCAAAGACTCAGCTGAGTCATCACGGAACTTCTGCTTCAGCTCCGCGACCGTCCCCCATTTCCCGGGGACGGTAGACCCGGTGCAAACTCGTTTAGACTCGGAAGATTCGGCCTGAGTCAAGTCCGGGACTCAAAAGAGCTGCCGAGTCTACCGAGTCAACCAGTAATATCCATGAACGGAGGTTTTCACCATGATTTTCAGAGACTTTTAGTGTATAAACAAGTAATTAGATAAACAAAGTTACCGTTCCAACTTATGGGAAATTGCACAGTTAGGCAGAAATAACAAATCAATCTTTAACTCAAAATTCTCTCTTTGAAGGCTCTTCGCTAAACAGAAAATAGGTGGCAGAGATTCaagagaaggaaaaggaagaataaAAAGGCGAAGAAGACGAGGAGGCTTTCATATCATATGCACCGGTGGTGGTGGTGAAATTTGGAGAGGAGAGGAGAGCGAGGAAAGAAGAATGAAAGGCAGACTCGCGAGGGAGCAGATGGCTATGGTGGGGGGACACTCCAGGTTggaagggataatttcagaaacctccacAATAGGGTAATTTTGCCTATGTTGTCCCTAAACTTTTTCGCTGAAACCGATTTAGTCCTTTATTGTTTTTTTTCACCAATTTAGTCCtcaatcaaaaattttttttttttaatgttccAATGCTGGGCTCACACGACGGCACTATCAGATTTTGCCTGTCAGTGATACCAAGGAAAGTAGTGATGCTGTTGagtcgagtcaagctcgagtatGGTAGGTCGAAGGTTATAAGTACTGCTCGATCTCAAGCTCGAGATCGAACAAACCTCAAACTTCAGACTCGAGTTCGACTCGAAATAGTTAAAAACAATTCGAGCTCGAACTCATATAAGATTCGAGTTTGAGAACTCGAACTGAACTCGTAAAATGAGCTCGAAAACCTTTGTTTTCTAGACCAGAATTCAGCAAAAATTGAGTGCAAAAAACTGTGCTTTCCTTCAATAAAATAGCAATTCATATTAAAACATGCATTTTGCTTCATTTCAACGCAAATGTCAACCATGTGATTTAAGCACTCTAAAATCAACAGTATCAAACTAGTTAATATGACAGTTTCTCAATAGCCAAAATAACCATGTAAGCAAAAGACCATCAAAACTTTACCATCAAATCAACAGCAATAGAAGAAGttgaatttattttatattcATACCTTTTCACCCTTGACAGCTTCCCAGGAGCCCAAGCTAAGGTGATGCTGAAAACTTCCAACTTCAAGGGAGACAGATGGGGTAAGTGGGTAATGAGCCAGCAACGGTCTTTGAAATTTACCCTTCACCAGATTCGCTACTAAGCTACGAGCCGGCGATGGTCTTTGCCAGTGAAATTTTGCACCGAATCTACAACAAGCCAACGAGGAGGAGACGTGACTTGGGAGTTGAAAAGAGGAAGAAAGGCTCGAAAGGAACTGGCTGATTCATAATAGGTATGGTGGAAAACCTCTATCAGCTAAAGTGGACTTGGCCCACTTGGGATTCCTTTTGATTACGTAAATTAGGATGTCCTAGCACCCAAAAGAAGAATGCAACTTGTGGACCATTCTTTTTAATTTAATTATCCCGGTTCATTGCACCAGACAAAAATTTATTACCTAAATTGAGAGGCACCCCTCAGAATTATGAGCCAGTGCCTGTGGGGAGGTCTCTCTCTACTAAAAGAACTTAAgaacttttcctttttaatgTTTTCAAACTAAGTTCtctaaaaacaagaaataagaaTTATGATTTATAAAATTCCTACTTTGTCcacacaaataaataaaagtggTAGAATGGTTCATTGTAAATTTCATAAGTTGTTTATCTATATTagtaattttatatataattttttttattttttatgcaaTACTCGATAGAGCTCGTCGAGCTCTCGCGTATCAAATGTCTAAGATGCAGCTTGACTCGCTAGCTCTAACGAGCAGCTCGAGCTCAAGATCGAGCTCGATCAAGCaatctcgagctcgagcttctGACCGAGTAGTTCATAAGTTCAAGTCGAGCTACTCGGTTCAGCTCCACCCTTAGAAAGGGGTATATAGGAAGCTCACATTTGGTTCTCTAATTTTAGAGATTAGAATGAATCTCCTGACACTTGTCTCTCAAAATCTCATAAATTGCGAAAGGCTACTGCTAGGGTTTAGAACTGGCGACTGGGTTTGATTAAATAAGAGATAAAATTTGATGATCATAGGTAGATCTCTGAGGATGGAGGAAGCAGGAGGTGACAAGAATGGCAAAGAGCAAATGAACGTAGCAACGATGTGGTTTAAGCTTTCATTAGACCCTATTTAGTTGAAAGGGTTAATTACATCTATCTCCTTGAGGTTTGGCCAAACTACAAATTACTCCTCATGATTTGAACAAATAACAAAATGAACATTAAACTCATAATTCTATAACAAACACCCCCTTCCCATCAGTTAGCAGACGTTTGAGTGCTCATTTTGATTATCCCAGCAAAACATATTAAGTGAATGGGATACCTTTATGGTGGGAACCTGCCTATGGTAGGAATGATGGCAGGGAGCGACACGTGTTGGGGGCAAAACGGTCCAAACGGAGACGTTAAAGTGATGGTGAGCGCGTGGAGAGGAAATGAAGCAGACAGCGTGCGGAATGAAGCAAACAAAGCACACAGAGTTCCGTACTATCGTCCTGGGTTGGGACAGGATGTCTTATTGCAGGTTAGAAGGAGAGGCATTTATTGTATTTGCAAATGTACCCATTACCGCAGCAAAAATGCTGCAAATGCCTTGGACAAAAAACGTGCGTAAAGAAGGTTCagaaatttgaagaaagaaagaatgattagcGCACAGCAGTTATGAAAAAAAACTTATGCGAagcagtttttttttgttatttgaaataacagAAAAGTGTTGTATTGATGATTAAAATTGAGTACGTTACTTAGTGTGGAGTTTTAATATACTTGGATAAATACTCGATCGTATGTGAATAAATTAGTTTTTTTACACAAAAAATTGATgcatatataaattttttgtgTAAAAGTTTGATAGGAAAGTAACCGAAGAATTTTGTCCGCGCCGCAAAAAAAATAGACAAGTAAAAAAACTTGGTCTGAAAGGGAAAGATACAGGTTAATAGCATTATTGTTTAAAGTTCTGAACAAAGAGATATATTTATGCTGGTTAAATGGCGGTAGTTTGACATTTAGTAAAGGAAAATCATAGAAAGCAGTCCATTTACAGAAAAAAGGTGTCGGTAATAAAAATACCAGCTCTCAACGGCTTTGTTATCAGACCTCCAAAGAATTAGCAAAGTCCCAATAGTTGAGATACTAATTGTTTGCAATTTATGCGGAATTAAATTGTTTGTAGCAATGTAAACATATTAATGAAAATTAGTGATTGGAAAGCACTTAAGTCAAAAGGATTTGtgtaaaagggaaaggaaatgcCGAAATGTACAGGGCTTGTATTTCACGATCGAAGGAGTAgagtgctgtttttgaaaagtaCCCAGAAAAGTATGTAAGCCAAGCGGAACCGAATGTTTGTtaattaaaataccaaacctttgattgtgtttgaaatgTTATCTATTGGCATGGTAAAGTACCAAGTTTGCATGAAACACCTCATCTCTAAATACCAAGTCTGTGAATGTGTTTCAACTGTTATTTCATTGATATCGTAAAGTATCATTTTGTCATCAAATTTCATCTCTTTAAAACCCATTATTCCGAATACAAGTTCTTTAACCCGATTAAATTTTAATGTACTTGTTTTGGAATACAACCCCACCTCTTTATGGCTTTATCTATTACAACAACATACTATCCATTTTCCCACAAACAAATTTATTAATTggataaaatagaaataaaaccGTTTTCCAATAATACACGGGGTATTTCAAAGAAATACCCATTTATTGGAAAATGGGtatacttttattttatgtcatcaataaatttgtttatggaaaaaATGGGTGTTAAGGTGCTGGTATTTCGTGGGATAACGATGGTTTAGCATATCAATGGATATCAGTTAAAACACATTCACATATTgggtattttaaataatcaaaattggttCCATTTTAATTACATATTTTTTACGGTGTTTTTCACAAACATCACTGCAGTATTTTGAACGTCAAATACAGGTACATTACATATCTGATATTCTTTCCCCTAACACaccaatcaaattgactttTGTGCTTTGTCTTACAAAAtgggt
It contains:
- the LOC113749801 gene encoding protein FAR-RED ELONGATED HYPOCOTYL 1-like, whose amino-acid sequence is MDRKRKLQAEELGTPPPKLKWPSQGFALEYIFPANAESDVIDKGELSGISTAEESEQESAKDSNSVSADADSSISVSSEAEVGAGHGYFKEYSSDMPVNSSVDWGGDCSKHALNSSESSFITESSSHILESPSIGNKHDFPHHDIGLKSSLNYEEHLLEFGSHGDCSCPECRAGFEEYTDKELEEMLYSNGVNPNNYVLSSGRWTLNQDTQQSTKKLTIDKEFEQYFSMLML